In Elusimicrobiota bacterium, the following are encoded in one genomic region:
- a CDS encoding heparinase II/III family protein: MKILIPPQMQLLPKNNSNFLFDDIYGKRANIREIKKTLSAKMILKETGKYLIDIENIPQTSYGLFQKYFSTNKRGDYEKPYHLKRTKLTAAVLHFIFYNRKDLLNNICDYICSICEETTWAIPAHPEKIGLTSAETALMLAEIVKIMESYLPKDIINRVENEIDTRIFIPYLTQSKDLWWYKGPNNWNSVCNSCIGAVFLYLEKDEKRLAKGIGMVLEGLKVYIDKAFEKDGGTTEGLNYWQYGLLYYVIFSELLKKRTKGKTNLLSSNQIKQISEFPFNANLSPGNFITFSDYNNSHFLPGVISKLAEQTKSKQLINLISTFNNLEYGLSKFPIALRNILWWDGKKTSKYCIPHDTFLPKTEIVKTIVNINNIGRSVLAVKAGNNNENHNHNDIGSFILHINGETFLCDPGSGLYTRNYFTSRRYENIFANSFGHSVPVIDGQLQGTGKNYLGKILSFKSDKNEKQIVIEFAKAYDIANIKSLRRILTLKPDKNNIMSLKDSFVFKRIPKKIEESLVTYLPVKSHGSSVHILGKENILELMVKEPKGLRFSITILKKESMENSKPITLKRITCIIKQPLKKELEIKILMRILPKNEQI; this comes from the coding sequence ATGAAAATATTAATCCCGCCACAAATGCAGTTATTACCTAAAAACAATTCTAATTTTCTTTTTGATGATATATACGGAAAACGTGCAAATATAAGAGAAATAAAAAAAACGTTATCCGCTAAAATGATTCTAAAAGAAACCGGAAAATATTTAATTGATATTGAAAATATTCCACAAACCTCGTATGGTTTATTTCAAAAATATTTTTCCACTAATAAACGGGGCGATTATGAAAAACCTTATCATCTTAAACGCACAAAACTTACTGCGGCAGTTTTACACTTTATCTTTTATAATAGAAAAGATTTATTGAATAACATATGTGATTATATATGCAGTATATGCGAAGAAACAACATGGGCTATTCCTGCTCATCCTGAAAAGATTGGACTTACGTCAGCAGAAACAGCCCTCATGTTGGCTGAGATTGTTAAAATTATGGAGAGTTACTTACCTAAGGACATAATAAATAGAGTTGAAAATGAAATAGATACAAGAATATTTATTCCTTACCTAACCCAGAGTAAAGATTTATGGTGGTACAAAGGTCCTAATAACTGGAATAGTGTATGCAACAGTTGTATTGGTGCTGTATTTCTTTATTTAGAAAAAGATGAAAAAAGATTAGCAAAAGGAATTGGTATGGTGTTAGAAGGTCTAAAGGTATATATTGATAAAGCTTTTGAAAAAGATGGTGGGACGACTGAAGGACTAAATTACTGGCAATACGGTTTATTGTATTATGTTATTTTTTCCGAACTTTTAAAAAAAAGAACAAAAGGAAAAACAAATTTATTGTCTTCAAATCAAATAAAACAAATAAGTGAATTCCCTTTTAATGCTAATTTATCTCCAGGTAATTTTATCACTTTTTCTGATTATAATAATTCTCATTTCTTACCGGGAGTTATTTCAAAACTTGCTGAACAAACAAAATCAAAACAACTTATAAATCTTATTTCAACCTTTAATAACTTAGAATATGGTTTGTCTAAATTTCCTATAGCATTACGTAATATTCTATGGTGGGATGGTAAAAAAACATCCAAATATTGTATTCCTCATGATACTTTTCTACCTAAAACAGAAATCGTTAAAACAATAGTAAATATAAATAATATTGGCCGTAGTGTTTTAGCAGTCAAAGCAGGAAACAACAATGAGAATCATAATCACAATGATATCGGCAGTTTTATTTTACATATTAACGGGGAGACTTTTCTTTGTGACCCCGGTAGTGGTTTATATACGCGAAATTATTTCACTTCACGGCGTTATGAAAACATTTTTGCTAACTCTTTCGGGCATAGTGTTCCCGTTATTGACGGGCAATTACAAGGTACCGGCAAAAATTATCTTGGTAAAATACTTTCATTTAAATCGGACAAAAATGAAAAACAAATTGTTATTGAATTTGCAAAAGCTTATGATATTGCCAATATAAAATCTTTAAGACGAATATTAACATTAAAACCGGATAAAAACAATATTATGTCTTTAAAAGATTCCTTTGTGTTCAAAAGAATACCTAAAAAAATAGAAGAATCTTTGGTTACTTATTTGCCGGTAAAATCACATGGTTCAAGTGTGCATATTTTGGGTAAAGAAAATATTTTGGAATTAATGGTAAAAGAACCCAAGGGATTGAGGTTTTCAATTACAATACTGAAAAAAGAATCTATGGAAAATTCTAAGCCAATAACTTTGAAAAGAATAACTTGCATCATAAAACAGCCATTAAAAAAAGAATTGGAAATTAAAATATTAATGAGAATTCTACCAAAAAATGAACAGATATGA
- a CDS encoding Nif3-like dinuclear metal center hexameric protein, whose translation MKAKEVMEHFQKVGTWVHWDKTCDLFLHGNPDMEVKGIATSWIPTNASLQQASDKGLNLFITHEPAFFTSYQGTVTGDQLINKKKKLLDEFGITLIRCHDTWDRMPEVGIPDAWGKFLGFETEERQLRSYYKTCLMGNITLEEVANKILNKVKPLGQDTVLILGDRKKKIERLVIGTGAITNLPYMIELKPDAILATDDGINTWNGGLWSIDLDMPLLIVNHATAEKPGMQAMAGYLKQIFPNIPVEYIDVPFPYSSIK comes from the coding sequence ATGAAAGCAAAAGAAGTTATGGAACATTTTCAGAAAGTTGGAACTTGGGTACACTGGGACAAAACTTGTGACTTGTTTTTACATGGGAACCCGGATATGGAAGTAAAAGGGATTGCAACATCATGGATTCCAACCAATGCTTCTTTACAACAGGCATCTGATAAGGGACTTAACCTGTTTATCACTCATGAACCGGCATTTTTTACTTCCTATCAAGGTACAGTAACAGGTGATCAGCTTATTAATAAGAAGAAAAAACTGCTTGATGAATTTGGCATTACTCTAATACGTTGTCATGATACCTGGGACCGCATGCCGGAAGTTGGAATTCCTGATGCTTGGGGTAAGTTTCTTGGTTTTGAAACAGAAGAACGACAGTTAAGGTCATATTATAAGACTTGTTTAATGGGCAATATTACATTGGAAGAAGTTGCTAATAAAATCCTTAATAAAGTAAAACCTCTGGGACAAGATACAGTTCTTATATTAGGTGACAGGAAGAAAAAGATTGAACGTTTGGTTATTGGTACAGGAGCGATTACAAATCTTCCTTATATGATTGAACTAAAACCTGATGCAATTCTTGCAACAGATGACGGTATAAACACTTGGAATGGCGGGCTTTGGTCCATAGATTTAGATATGCCGCTTTTGATAGTTAATCATGCTACTGCTGAAAAACCTGGAATGCAAGCTATGGCAGGTTATCTTAAACAAATATTTCCAAACATACCCGTTGAATATATAGATGTTCCGTTCCCATACAGCTCAATAAAATAA